In Methanomassiliicoccales archaeon, the genomic window GATATCACCAGGTTCCATTACCGTGAACTTGTCGGGGCCGAATATGAACCTATTACCCCGCTTGATGGCAATGGCCCTCATACCGCAATTGGACGAGAGCTTCACCGCTCCGATGCTCTTGTTGGCAAGGTCTGACTCCTCGCCCACTATGGCTGTCGATATTATCGAATCAGAGTCCCTCACGCTCATCTGGAAAACAGGGTGGGGGGTGACATCCCTCAACACCACATCCGCTATCTGCATTGCAGCGTCGGAAATCGCTTCAAGACTGTTCGCGAGAGAGATTACCACCATCGCCTTTGATGCGTTCCTATCTTCCAGGACTCGACCGATGGCCCTCTCTTGTATGTTGCGGACCATCTCGTCCACCATCTCTTCCATGAAGAGGACCTCTTCAGCAATTTCGTGGTTGTTGTACAACAGTGATGAATACGCGAGGTCGATCATCAGTTCGGAGGTGTCTTTGACCTCCAGCAGCATCTTC contains:
- a CDS encoding PhoU family transcriptional regulator, translating into MDEIEKMLLEVKDTSELMIDLAYSSLLYNNHEIAEEVLFMEEMVDEMVRNIQERAIGRVLEDRNASKAMVVISLANSLEAISDAAMQIADVVLRDVTPHPVFQMSVRDSDSIISTAIVGEESDLANKSIGAVKLSSNCGMRAIAIKRGNRFIFGPDKFTVMEPGDILIVRGPEDGEEYFRDLASGKERIEDLA